The Mya arenaria isolate MELC-2E11 chromosome 15, ASM2691426v1 genomic sequence TAGCGTGtatgtgccttaccgtgtgtgtgccttaccgtgtgtgtgccttaccgtgtgtgcgcgttagcgtgtgtgtgccttaccgtgtgtgtgccttaccgtgtgtgtgccttaccgtgtatGTGCCTTACCgtatgtgtgccttaccgtgtgtgtgccttaccgtgtgtgcgcgttagcgtgtgtgtgccttaccgtgtgtgtgccttaccgtgtgtgtgccttaccgtgtgtgcgcGTTAGCGTGTATGTGCCTTACCGTATGTgcgccttaccgtgtgtgtgccttaccgtgtgtgcgcgttagcgtgtgtgtgccttaccgtgtgtgcgcgttagcgtgtgtgtgccttaccgtgtgtgtgccttaacGGGTGTGTGCCTTATCGTGTGTGTGCGTTagcgtgtgtgtgccttaccgtgtgtgtgccttaccgtgtgtgtgccttaccgtgtgtgcgcGTTAGCGTGtatgtgccttaccgtgtgtgtgccttaacgggtgtgtgccttaccgtgtgtgtgcgttagcgtgtgtgtgctttaccgtgtgtgtgcgttaccGTGTGTGTTCCTTAACGTGTGTGCGCCTTAGCgtatgtgtgccttaccgtaagtgtgccttaccgtgtgtgtgccttaccgtatGTGTGAGTTAGTGTATGAGTGCTTTAACCTTTGTGTGCCTTAACGTGTGTGTGTTTTAGCGTGTGTTTACGTTAGCCTGTGTGTGCTTAActgtgtgtgtgccttaccgtgtatGTGCGTTAGCGTGCgtgtgctttaccgtgtgtgtgctttaccgtgtgtgtgccttaccgtgtgtgtgtcTTACCGTGTGTGTTCTTGATcgtgtgtgtgtgccttacTGTGTGTGTGCCTTACTGTGTGTGTGCTTGACCTTCtgtgtgctttaccgtgtgtgCGCTTTACCGTGAGTGTGCTTTACCGTTTGTGTGCGCtaccgtgtgtgtgctttaccgtgtgtgtgccttaccgtgtgtgtgtcTTACCGTGTGTGTTCTTGATcgtgtgtgtgtgccttacTGTGTGTGTGCCTTACTGTGTGTGTGCTTGACCTtgtgtgtgctttaccgtgtgtgCGCTTTACCGTGAGTGTGCTTTACCGTTTGTGTGCGCtaccgtgtgtgtgtgttaccgtgtgtgtgccttaccgtgtgtttGCGTTAGCGTGTGTGTTTTTTACCgtatgtgtgccttaccgtgtgtgtgccttaccgtgtgtgtgccttactgTGTGTGTGCTTGACCTtgtgtgtgctttaccgtgtgtgCGCTTTACCGTGAGTGTGCTTTACCGTTTGTGTGCGCtaccgtgtgtgtgctttaccgtgtgtgtgtCTTACCgtatgtgtgccttaccgtgtgtgtgccttaccgtgtgtgtgctttaccttgtttgtgccttaccgtgtgtgtgctttaccgtatgtgtgctttaccgtgtgtgtgctttaccgtgtgtgtACTTAACCCTGTGTGgccttaccgtgtgtgcgccttaccgtgtgtgtgccttaccgtgtgtgtgctttaccgtgtgtgtgcgttagcGTCTGCGTGCGTTAGCGTTtgtgtgctttaccgtgtgtgtgccttaccgtgtgtgtgttttaccgtgtgtgtgcgttatcGTGTGTGTGCGTTTGCGCTTATATCCTTTGGAGGTTAATCATATGAGTACACAGCAACCTTCCGAGGCACAATTTACTTCCGAGGTTAATTGTCCCGTTACCTCGGAAGTTTAAACCTCTGAACAGCGTTATAATGTTCACCAGACTCTCCTGGTTAAATATGAAGATTACCTCTAAATAACGTTGTATAGTGTGTCGTGTGTTTGAGTGTGCTTGCACACATTGACATACGAAAACAGGGCGTGGAAAAAGTTTAAAGTCGGGCATGCGCATTGGCTCTCCGTTTCGCTGCGCATGCCTTGTCCGTCCCCGCGGGCACCTGTTAAATTCGCGCATTGGGCATGCGCACTACCATCGACACCTCACGTGGTGTGGGAACAACATGGCGGCTTGCCGAGGTAAGTTGTGTATTATCGATTCTAATGATGGCGGACAGTTTTTCTGCTGTAGGATTTTTGCAAATTGGTTGGATTTTGAAGTGTGTACGTATCAATTCTATTGTAATACCTTTTTATGGAAAGTAATGGATGTCGGAGAACACTTCAACATCGTTCTGTACCATTGTTTTAAGACTGTTTCGTACCACAGCACATGGCATTAgtcattttagaatgactacacATGGCACATACCTGTACTGTataatgatatatcatatactgggtgagtacctaaatcggaacactttcggcaatatttgtgaaatatttttagttagacttgcacTACAAGTTCGTGTACAAGTACAAAAACTTtcatcagcatactaggattcaagaccaattgaattggttgatataaatggcatttttcaagatactgccaatctgcatgaaaagtactttattaaccgcacaatcaaggactgccattttcgtcctcggagtacctaaatatggaacagttttaatttgttattcattttcatttattcttttaaaattattgctcattattttgtttaagtaaattaataatttatgttatttacagcttgtctttttttgtcatttttgtcagtaaaatttgatgatttcagtaaaatacaggCTGTACCAGTATGCTGTGATTATGGCAAGCATGAAGTCTTTCCCCCGCgtgccatgtattgacatttgaacatgaaaaactttaaatgatcgCAGTTTTTGAAATACTGACCGGATAAATGTGTCCTTTGGAACATGTATCTGAAGCAAgcgtctttattgattaaaatcgtaaataacCTGATCCCGAtcggaaaaacacttttataatgggtgttccatatttaggtactgttccgatttaggtactcgccCAGTATATACACTTTATAGTAAGGTTTTTAACGGTGTTTAGTACGTGCTTATGTGGTGGTTAAAGGAGATAATAGTGTGTGAAAACTGGCTCTCTCAATATCGAAAACATGCAACAGATGCGAGGTGCCTGATCATGCAGTTAGAACTCAAGAACTGACATTTTGTGGTTTACCAGTATGCAAGAATTAGCAGTCGTgaaaattatacttttgaatTCTTATAgttttgcttggcatcaatttttttaacaagcactgctatttaaaattcagaatttgagcaagcccgaaagacattttaccagtgcagggcttcaGGGCTTGTGCTTATATTGACcactataattatacattgacagatatattttacgatttttgatatggcaaatcattCACGCACAAGTTATTTTGTATCGAatgtgggtagttattccgattgcatctataaaatatcttaaaaacaagaaatattaccagataatgttacttaaataatagttccgtacacaaaaaaaccaaatatccaacaaattattatgagtttgatgcaggtttcttcatttcatactgtcaaaacataacaatatacaatacatgaatgacacctgcaaggctgcggttcaCAGTTTAACAACAATTGGAACACTtcagccatggccgagttgtaacgATTGTATATAAGAGGTCTTTCTCGAAGCTTGCCGAAGATGGTCAAGTTTTAAGCTTGGTacaattgttgtctgtgtcggtcaagtttcgttttgttggaaaggtaaatcctttgttttaatgcatctaatgcttgttttgtgcaaaatatctttgcacttgcacagtaaaatatgaatataaacctttattatctatttcaaacctaaaatgcttctctaaatacaatttcaatatttttcaaaccccccctgtttttgcacaaacccgtatACAAGTTATGGAtcggaagaatcccatataacatgtctattattttagactaggcaAGAATCTGCATGTGCAGCCACAATCGATACAgtatgatttgtatatatatacattgacaaCACGAACATCAACAGAATAAATGCCCCagatttgagtaaaacaaaaattaatatcaatttatttcctAAATCATGGTCTTAAATGTGCGGCAACATGTGCATGTTGTTTAAGTCAGAAGTCATTTTTACAGTCATTGTTGGAGTACGATTTATTAAAGTTCTATTGCATATCTATCTGATCTGATTAAATTTATTGCCTTTCcttttaaaaaggatgaattcaGGTGTGAAATatagaatataagtatattattatattattgcatAATACTAATACAGTTAAATGGAAACTATAAGCTTTCACCGATCTTTATCGTAATGTGAAAGAAAAAGTAAGATGTTAAAAGGCTGCCAAaccatgttttcaaatttgtctttctgttaatctttgaaatttaaatggctgtaacacaattgtttattttcaaaaaaaacgaTCCTATTATTGATTGTAAAAAGACCCATCCATTTCAGAAGATGTCGAAATATCggaagaataataataataacaactttatttaacgaaggttacatactaagtgtacaatgagagcatgtgtttctttttcatattttccacagcagtggtcgaaattagcacaagcccgcaagccctgcactggtaaaatgtcttccaggcttgctcaaattctgaattttatatagcagggcttgttcaaaaacatgattccatgcaatagtataagaattcgggcttgttcatccgaaagtctaatttcaatgactgccaCAGTAATAGCAGATCGAGATAGGACTCAGTACACATCCATGTACTCCTCATTTCTTTTGGAACTTTCAGGCCTTATGATATATGGATTTTGTCCAAGTGGCCTTtggttaaaaatgctatttcacAGACTGACTTCAGAAAACATTCATTAGTAACTTTTgcccgttttttttttaaatgcatgctGTTTTGACAACATCTAGTTAATATGTTTATGGGGAAAGTAGATTCACGAAATTATTTAGACTACATTGATTCATTATGACttacttatttgataatgaGATAAGCTTGGGTCTAATTATGCAAACACATTGTCTGCTCATAAAGCACCAATCACACAGGGCAGTATTGGGAGCTATGCTAAAAAGCCTAGATGAAACACTTTGATACACAGCATTGATTAAGCATGTCATTTGTGTAAACCCAGATGGTCATGTCATTAACTGGCGCGAGAAGTAAGTGGATTGAATAGTGGCTGTTTACATCAGACTGTTGTTGATATGTTGTCATTGTTCCAGCCTCATTTTATTGCAATTGCAGATGTTTTTGGCCAGAATCAACGCCCTTGCAGAAAAAAAGCCACCAAAACTACCTTCAGACAAACACGGCTGAAATTGAGCTGAATTTGTGCTATATGCAGTATATCGATCAATACATAGGTATGATTTTGTCGTGATACATTAGCAGCATATTTGtggtatataaatattgccctttatttgtttttttttgctgtcaattttttttgctgtcaattttttttttggaggtaaactatacattgcaaaaaggagactctagacaagtacacttttgataggccaaaaaagaacacttttttaacattccatctagaaaaagcaatcaaagtaaatgtgaatttaaaatttggtggcatggcacaatatttatctcatattttACGATAAGTATCTCTTCTCCTTAAAGTccccccacttctccctaatttgactggtgggagaagtgacttctccccaAAAATTCAGCCTTGTGAGAGCCCTGGTGATAACAACCCGAGATGGTAAAGAAAGTGTctgaagtgaaaatgaacaagaaagaaGAATTAAGAGCAATCGGTCGGGATATTACTACAATGTgtgcatgaacatgcatgtactttgataTCAATACAATGCATTGTTTTCCCATTTAAGAAAGCACCATGTTTTgggcccaccctgccctttttaattccTGGCTAAAACACTATTTACTGGTTCCAGGTAATGGAGTGTTTGCTAGGCAAGAGCTCTTGAAGGGGCAGTTTATTCTCGAGTACAGAGGAGAACTATGTAAACAGCAGTCTGATGGTgatgaaatgttcaaataccATTTCAGACATAACAACAAGGAATACTGGtatgtatatatagtttttgTGTAAGCTATAATTTTTGTAGTAATAAATtgctatttattttcttttatacactACTTTTTTAGCTTTTCTTTTTGTCCATTGATAAAGTCTGGATAGTGTGATGGCCTTGTGGTCGTACCAAAACTCTCTCTCAGATTACATGGTTACagttaagttttgttttgtaaaactatGCATTGACATAATATCTTGTCGTGTCTGGGCGGTAATTTTGGGTTAAAATTCAGCGCTATTCCCAgtgcaaaaaacatacattttcccCATGACTGGAAAATATGTGTGGtttatattaagaaaacaatattaagcAATGTCGGGTGCATTCtccaaacaaaaatacattatcaaAGTCAATAGTTTTCttggtttcaatattttaaactgaagcattgttgttcacaaaataaaaaaaaatctaatgaCACCCAAAgtggtgaaaaaaacacataggAACATTAAACACATAGGGACATTAAACACATAGGGACATTAAACACATAGGGACATTAAACACATAGGGACATTTGTCATAATACATTTCCTTTCTTTGTAGTAATGttatgtttcaattgttttaatagcaTCGATGCCTCAAAAGACACGTGTCTGGCATGCATGGTCAACGACTTGGACCGATACACAAAGCCTAATTGCAAAATGGTTAAAGTTGTTGATGACAGACATCAACCAAGACTCTGTCTGTATGCAACTGAAATGATCAGCAAAGACACTGAATTGAGGTACGATTATGGTGTTGCTGATGTACCTTGGAGAAAGCGAAAggtaagaaataaaatgttttaattttctcttctttttaaTTGAAGTCAAAATACTGAATGCATTGTACTCAAACTCTGTTGGATGTTAAATAAAGTCTGACGGGTATTGCTTCTCACTTGGGtaaaatttgtattattgattTCCCCTATTGATACCCCAATTTGGTGTGAGCTTTATGACAtcacaaattttaataatagacCATCATACAACCTCAACCTCTAGTTTCGTTAAGTGttgaattatttctttcattgcttgtttttatgaattattccCTTTAAAACCTATAAAAACTTACGGATATACTACTATTTTGTCTTGattgaaatgtatgttataatttattacataGCCTATGGTGTAGATACAGACATGActtaatcaataattgaattcCTTGTAAATGAGATTGTTTTATTAGCAAGGTGCACACAATCAAAGCTATTTCATTCAAATGGACTTAACTTGAATCCGGACAACTATCGGCAACTTTATGATAGTAAGTTGAATCATAATGTTGACATCAATGTCTCTGCATTTACAAACTTGTATACCatattttgcagaaaaatgATGTCAAGCCTGTGGTTTTTGAACAATTCAGTAATATCGAGATGTTccttgttaattgtttttgttatttgcatGGTTTTTTTGAATATGCAAAAGTGAGAACTACATATTCAGTGTACATGAAAAGTCTTTTAGCgttcaaaaatattgattattaaaacaattggtaCTTACTGTTTCTAAGAAGCGTGTACATGggatttaatgtttaataaaaaaaaaatcatattgccttaaaaaaattaaagcaaacaattctttttgtattattaaatacagagAGACAATTTTTTTCTGTCGTAGTTCGAATTTACACATgacatatgatatataaaagcCTGGCAATGTCATGTTCTCTGACTCATTTCATGTACACTGTATTTGccttacattattttattttccaactTCATCTAAAAGTTATATGACTTAATTTTCCGCCCCAccatttgaatattcataattttgttctCCATTTGAACAAGATTACGGAAAGCCCTGTCCTACTATTGCCGTAAAATccacaaagtaataaaaaaaatctcaatagtttttttactttttcagtctgtgtcttgttttttttgtttgttagaattttgtgtttaaaagttgTTCATCAGAACGTTTGTGGGAAtcttaaaactgttgaaatgaatagttttttctagggatgcaaacgaatggcaaaattgatattcgaatattcggtaattcttttgatcgaatattcgatcacaGGCAAGATTGTCTAAAAACTTCTATATTGCATCGATCATTTGCGTTCCAAATAATGACTTCCAGTATGACATTTGCcgaataattttattgatgtcGGATTGTATGACGTCGTCTGTAATACGTGTAGTGGCTTTAttgtgcaatttcaaaataactttgcaTATGTTATCTAGAATTATACTAGTATGTCatattgtttcattacaaaaacTACGTCGATAtatcaaaagtcaaggtcatggcCTCTTCACCGTTGCAAACGGTCTGGTTTCCGTCgacttgttattattttgtaccCGTCTTTCGTTTGTTACTTGTTTTTGCACTAGGATGTTTTCCTTTCACATGATTCCATAGATTTGTGGTAGTTCCCAAGTACGTAAGACTAACACTGCACAACTTGCACGACACTGTTTTCTTGTCTACAGACCGTGTGAAATAATTCCAAACTTCAGATGAAGCAGGCATTTTGTCGATTATTTTGTTTAcgtgtatttgttatatttatttccgaACAGTTCGAGAGAGCTTATTCACAAGGAATGATGGACATCAAATTTTATGCGCATTATATTCAGTGCGATTTTAGCTACATTGCTCAGTTTAATTGacatacaaaagaaatattttgtgttattgctGACATGACGAACCCTTAATTGGCATCGTTTAAAATAGGTTCCAATCCCctttcaactttatttatttcattgccgCTAATTGGCAGGGGACGGCACacgtaaaattatttgtttatttcgccATGATGATGGGCCTTAATTGACACTTGACGCGCCATTGTGTATTGTCTAGATGCTCGCGCCTCGATAATTGGTGACATGCGTGGGTGTATTGACGAAACGAGGGTAAATTAGAGcgttttaatctttaaatataaatgttaaataaatgttcaagatggaacaaaatttagaaaaaaagtaaaaaataaacgaatattcgaataccgattttaatattcgaataccattcttttgatcgaatattcgaatattcgtttgcatccctagttttttccataattaattcattatgtGATTGGCCTTTGTCAAGACCACACAATCATCTATACTGCAGTTCATCATTATGTAAAATTACCTCCAGCTCATTTATCCTAAGTGTGTTAGAATTGTACCTCAGAAGGTttgtcataatttaaaattgtaaaatgattttatggcGCTTGATATACATGGTTGTGTGCTGAAGACAGATACTTTTATGATATCtcataaatgattataaatcCCAATTGGGCTAATTAAAATCATCCGTGTGTCCTTTGTCCCTCCCAGTTGTGTCTGGACTGTTATGAAGTCATCtatggactgattttaaaatacttttgcaaATGTGTTATGCATACAAAGACGTCATGTTGTGTGCAAGGCCAATGTCCTTACCTCCAAGGTCAAAATTACACTATATAACCCGGACTGTATCCTCTTCATGTATAGACAGTTCTCAAAGTAATTTGCTGTTTTGCATACAAAGATGACATTCCACTTGCAGGACCCGTGTCCCTTCCTCAAAGGTCACACTTATGGTTTGATTTCTATGGAATGCTGCGtttaatgacatagagtatatcTGTTCATGTCCGAACTGTATCTTCCACATGTatggaaattttgaaattatttggcaCACATGTTTAGTATACTTTAGGCATGTGTTACGTGCAAGGTTTGTGTTCTTACCTCcagggtcaaagtcacactttgTGTTTGATCATTATAGATTGTTCAATATACATACATTGAGTATAGGTGGTCATATCCAGGCTGTAACCTTTTGAtgtttggacagattttaaaataactttgcacaTCTGTAAACCACATAAAGACAGCCTTTAAGACCTGTTTCCCTTTGTAAAAGATCCAGGTCACACTTGTCTATGTTTTATTACCTCACAAAGTATGccaaaagtttttaaataatggagTGTTGCTGTGTGATAAATGACTgtatataactttttaaaattttgaaatgaccTTGCAACTCCTGAAACCCTGTCTTTGAACATAAGACAAATACTTCTCATGGCATTGTGACATGGCAGATGTGCGCATGGTATAgaattttgatacatttcagaTGCTGTTAAAGATGGTCATACAGCTGCAGATACTACAGAGGTCACAGAAACATCTGAAGATGCCCTCGGTGAATCAGCAGAAGTCTTGGAACATGCTTATCATGGTAAACTTGAGTGCTATTTAGTTCATACTAATTGATTTAAGCCTGATTGTGTAAAAGCTAAcagcttattttaaacacactccAGTCGGTTTTCTTGGTCAAACTCACCAGTACTGAGTGTAAATATGAGAGGAAACTAGAACATTTTCCTCACTGGGGATCAAACCTAGCACCTCTTGGCTGCGAGGCGGACACTATAACTCTGAGCCATCCTTACATTAATTGTGTTTATGATCTGAAACAGGTACATACATG encodes the following:
- the LOC128218725 gene encoding histone-lysine N-methyltransferase set-1-like isoform X1 yields the protein MQYIDQYIGNGVFARQELLKGQFILEYRGELCKQQSDGDEMFKYHFRHNNKEYCIDASKDTCLACMVNDLDRYTKPNCKMVKVVDDRHQPRLCLYATEMISKDTELRYDYGVADVPWRKRKMLLKMVIQLQILQRSQKHLKMPSVNQQKSWNMLIMML